Proteins encoded in a region of the Oscillospiraceae bacterium MB24-C1 genome:
- the rplA gene encoding 50S ribosomal protein L1 translates to MKRGKKYAESAKLVEALKLYETEEALDLCLKTGKAKFDETVELHIRLGVDSRHADQQVRGAVVLPNGTGKTVRVLAFCKGDNVQKALDAGADFAGSDEYVTKIQSEGWLDFDVVIATPDMMGVIGRLGKVLGPRGLMPNPKAGTVTPDVAKAVTEAKAGKIEYRLDKTNIIHCPIGKVSFGAQKLQENFDALMGAVVKAKPAAAKGQYVKSCVVATTMGPGVKINPSKFQGTNAPAEK, encoded by the coding sequence ATGAAGCGCGGAAAAAAATACGCTGAAAGCGCCAAACTTGTTGAGGCGCTCAAGCTCTATGAAACTGAAGAAGCATTGGACCTGTGCTTGAAAACTGGAAAGGCCAAGTTCGATGAGACCGTCGAACTGCACATCCGCCTAGGCGTTGACTCCCGCCATGCCGACCAGCAGGTCCGCGGCGCGGTTGTTCTGCCCAACGGCACTGGCAAAACCGTTCGTGTGCTTGCATTCTGCAAGGGTGACAATGTTCAGAAAGCGCTGGACGCAGGCGCTGATTTCGCCGGTTCCGACGAGTATGTCACCAAGATTCAGTCCGAAGGCTGGCTGGACTTTGACGTTGTGATCGCCACTCCCGACATGATGGGCGTTATTGGTCGCCTTGGTAAGGTTCTCGGTCCACGCGGCCTGATGCCTAACCCCAAGGCCGGCACCGTTACCCCCGATGTTGCCAAGGCTGTTACAGAAGCCAAGGCCGGTAAGATCGAGTATCGTCTTGATAAGACCAACATCATTCACTGCCCCATCGGCAAGGTGTCTTTTGGTGCACAGAAGCTGCAGGAGAACTTTGACGCATTGATGGGTGCTGTTGTGAAGGCCAAGCCTGCTGCGGCTAAGGGCCAGTATGTTAAGAGCTGCGTCGTTGCCACCACCATGGGCCCTGGCGTGAAGATCAACCCCTCTAAGTTCCAGGGAACCAACGCGCCTGCTGAAAAGTAA
- the rplK gene encoding 50S ribosomal protein L11 has protein sequence MAQKVVGYVKLQIPAGKATPAPPVGPALGQHGVNIMAFTKEFNERTKGEIGMVIPVVITVYADRSFSFITKTPPAAVLIKKAIGLESGSGVPNKNKVGKITREQIRQIATTKMPDLNAANIETAMSMIAGTARSMGVEVIE, from the coding sequence ATGGCACAAAAGGTTGTAGGCTATGTAAAGCTGCAGATTCCCGCCGGAAAGGCAACCCCGGCTCCGCCTGTTGGCCCGGCTCTCGGTCAGCATGGCGTAAATATTATGGCATTCACCAAGGAGTTCAACGAGCGCACGAAGGGTGAAATCGGAATGGTCATTCCGGTTGTCATCACCGTTTATGCTGATCGTTCCTTCTCCTTTATCACCAAGACCCCACCCGCAGCAGTTCTGATCAAGAAGGCGATCGGACTTGAAAGCGGCTCGGGCGTGCCCAACAAGAACAAGGTTGGCAAAATTACCCGCGAGCAGATTCGCCAGATCGCAACCACCAAAATGCCCGACCTTAACGCTGCGAATATCGAGACGGCCATGAGCATGATCGCCGGTACCGCACGTTCTATGGGCGTTGAAGTGATTGAGTAA
- the nusG gene encoding transcription termination/antitermination protein NusG, translating into MSDLARWYVVHTYSGYENKVASSIENAVENRKLQELICEVKVPSEMVTEIKDNKKREVERKVFPGYVLIKMVMNDETWYVVRNIRGVTGFVGPGSKPVPLTDEEVQRLGVEKNEIEINFSVGDNVSIIDGYFGGFIGRVNSIEKDKGLVRVTVSMMGKDVPVELSLEQVSALA; encoded by the coding sequence ATGTCTGATTTAGCCAGATGGTATGTGGTTCACACCTACTCGGGTTACGAGAATAAGGTGGCCAGCAGCATTGAAAATGCTGTGGAAAACCGGAAGCTTCAGGAGTTGATCTGCGAGGTCAAAGTTCCGAGCGAGATGGTTACCGAAATTAAGGACAACAAAAAGCGTGAGGTTGAGCGCAAGGTCTTCCCCGGCTATGTCCTGATTAAAATGGTCATGAACGACGAAACGTGGTATGTTGTGCGCAACATTCGCGGCGTCACCGGTTTTGTGGGCCCGGGCTCAAAGCCTGTTCCGCTGACCGATGAAGAAGTGCAGCGTTTAGGCGTGGAGAAAAACGAAATCGAGATCAACTTCTCGGTTGGCGATAATGTTTCGATCATCGACGGCTACTTTGGCGGATTTATCGGAAGGGTCAACAGCATTGAGAAGGATAAAGGTCTTGTGCGCGTAACCGTTTCGATGATGGGCAAGGATGTGCCTGTTGAGCTTTCGCTCGAGCAGGTGTCCGCGCTCGCGTAG
- the secE gene encoding preprotein translocase subunit SecE, giving the protein MAEKPEKKSIFARFSKFFRDQKSEVKKIVWPSKKQVLNNTGVVLIAVALFAILTGGFDWVLGMIVKAVLGA; this is encoded by the coding sequence ATGGCAGAAAAGCCTGAGAAGAAGTCTATCTTTGCTCGGTTTAGCAAGTTCTTCCGCGATCAGAAGAGCGAGGTCAAAAAGATTGTTTGGCCTTCAAAGAAGCAGGTGCTCAACAACACCGGTGTCGTACTGATTGCCGTCGCACTCTTTGCGATTTTGACCGGAGGATTCGATTGGGTTCTCGGTATGATCGTTAAAGCCGTGCTCGGCGCTTAA
- the rpmG gene encoding 50S ribosomal protein L33 produces MRVKITLACTECKQRNYNTMKNKKNDPDRLEMNKYCRFCKKHTVHKETK; encoded by the coding sequence ATGCGAGTAAAAATTACTTTGGCCTGCACAGAGTGCAAACAGCGCAACTACAACACGATGAAGAACAAAAAGAACGACCCGGACAGACTTGAGATGAACAAGTATTGCAGATTCTGCAAGAAGCACACCGTTCACAAGGAAACCAAGTAG
- a CDS encoding DegT/DnrJ/EryC1/StrS family aminotransferase codes for MPNIPFTTPDITQSECDAVLAVMRSGWLTTGAITAQFEQALTTFAGADGTVCVSSATTGLEAALRLCGVGAGDEVIVPAYTFSATAAAVVHVGATPVLADCAPGSFLLSADTVARHLTPRTAAVIPVDIGGTLCDYSAIKAACGSVCRPYSGGLIPLSRPVVIADAAHSLGSSCSLGNSGALADFSVFSFHATKNLTTAEGGALLWKFPGADSAAIYRALNHSILHGQSKSAWQRNHGATTYDIVDFGHKANLSDLQSAIGLSQLKRYPDMLARRKAVCETYDRLLPEDWSALHHGDHSSYHLYLALLPEQKANQRNFLLNALREDGICCNLHFPPLPMLSAYKKLGLKTEDFPNAMALFARELSLPLSSLMTCQQAEAVCAQIKVYLEG; via the coding sequence ATGCCAAACATACCGTTCACCACACCCGATATCACCCAAAGTGAATGTGACGCCGTTCTCGCCGTTATGCGCTCAGGCTGGCTGACAACAGGCGCTATCACTGCACAATTTGAACAGGCACTTACCACTTTTGCCGGTGCAGATGGCACCGTCTGCGTCTCGAGCGCAACAACAGGGCTAGAAGCTGCACTGCGTCTGTGCGGTGTCGGGGCAGGGGACGAGGTCATCGTGCCGGCCTACACCTTTTCCGCCACAGCGGCAGCGGTCGTACACGTTGGGGCTACACCCGTTTTAGCCGACTGTGCGCCTGGCAGTTTTCTGCTCTCAGCCGATACCGTAGCCCGTCACTTGACCCCGCGCACCGCAGCGGTCATTCCGGTAGATATTGGCGGCACGCTCTGCGACTACTCAGCCATAAAGGCGGCATGTGGGTCGGTTTGTCGTCCGTATTCCGGCGGCCTTATCCCGCTTAGTCGCCCCGTTGTCATCGCCGACGCGGCACATTCGCTCGGTTCCTCTTGCTCGTTGGGCAATAGCGGCGCACTGGCAGATTTTAGCGTCTTTTCGTTCCACGCCACCAAAAACCTCACCACCGCCGAGGGCGGCGCACTGCTGTGGAAATTCCCCGGCGCAGATAGCGCCGCTATATATCGCGCACTTAATCACAGCATTCTGCATGGACAAAGCAAAAGTGCATGGCAGCGAAACCACGGCGCCACCACCTATGATATTGTCGATTTCGGACACAAAGCAAACCTGTCAGATTTGCAGTCCGCCATCGGACTGTCACAGCTAAAGCGTTATCCCGACATGCTCGCCCGCCGCAAAGCGGTCTGCGAGACTTACGACCGCCTACTGCCGGAAGACTGGTCGGCACTGCATCATGGCGACCACTCGTCTTATCACCTTTACTTGGCACTGCTACCCGAACAAAAGGCCAATCAGCGCAACTTTTTGCTCAATGCCCTACGCGAAGACGGCATCTGCTGCAATCTACATTTCCCACCCTTGCCGATGCTCTCCGCCTATAAAAAATTGGGCTTAAAAACCGAAGATTTCCCCAACGCCATGGCTCTGTTTGCTCGCGAGTTATCGCTGCCGCTTTCTAGCTTGATGACCTGCCAGCAAGCCGAAGCGGTCTGCGCCCAAATTAAAGTATATCTGGAAGGTTGA
- the dusB gene encoding tRNA dihydrouridine synthase DusB, translated as MKISTIEINGFAALAPMAGVADHAVRTISRAHGACYTVGEMTSAKGISMGSKKSAELLEVDDAHPFAVQLFGVDPDCMREAAQAAAERRPDLIDLNMGCPAPKITGGGAGSALLKNLPLAEAIARAAVSGAGNIPVTAKIRRGYDAGDNVAVEAAKRLEQAGVAAITLHGRTRAQMYSPPVDLDCIAAVKAAVSVPVIGNGDIFTPQDAKHMFEYTGCDLVMIGRGALGNPWLFGQVNALMRGEAVPETPALKARLEVMQQEIALLIADKGERVGFREARKHVAWYMTGLRGAAQLRRLCGEISGWESVAVICEMAQQLNLPDIL; from the coding sequence ATGAAAATTTCGACGATAGAAATAAATGGCTTTGCTGCGCTGGCACCGATGGCGGGTGTGGCCGATCACGCAGTGCGCACCATCAGCCGGGCGCACGGTGCGTGTTATACCGTGGGTGAAATGACAAGTGCCAAAGGCATCAGCATGGGTAGCAAAAAGAGCGCAGAACTGCTTGAAGTCGACGATGCGCATCCCTTTGCGGTACAGCTTTTCGGGGTTGATCCTGACTGCATGCGCGAGGCAGCTCAAGCAGCGGCCGAACGACGCCCTGACCTGATCGATCTGAACATGGGTTGCCCTGCGCCTAAAATCACCGGCGGCGGAGCGGGCAGCGCATTGCTTAAAAATTTACCGCTGGCAGAAGCAATTGCCCGCGCGGCTGTTTCGGGCGCGGGCAACATTCCGGTGACGGCTAAAATCCGCCGAGGGTATGATGCGGGTGATAATGTGGCGGTTGAGGCGGCTAAAAGGCTTGAGCAGGCGGGTGTGGCGGCGATTACGCTGCATGGCAGAACTCGCGCGCAGATGTATTCCCCGCCGGTCGATTTGGATTGTATCGCGGCAGTTAAGGCGGCGGTATCTGTGCCGGTTATTGGCAACGGCGATATTTTCACGCCGCAGGACGCAAAACATATGTTTGAATACACTGGCTGCGATCTGGTAATGATCGGTCGTGGCGCACTTGGCAACCCTTGGCTTTTCGGGCAGGTAAATGCGCTTATGCGCGGCGAGGCAGTTCCTGAGACACCAGCGCTTAAAGCACGCCTTGAGGTCATGCAACAGGAAATAGCGCTTTTAATAGCGGATAAAGGCGAGCGTGTGGGCTTTAGAGAAGCCAGAAAGCATGTGGCTTGGTATATGACCGGACTGCGTGGCGCGGCCCAACTGCGCCGTCTATGCGGCGAAATCAGTGGATGGGAGAGTGTTGCCGTCATCTGCGAGATGGCGCAGCAGCTCAACCTTCCAGATATACTTTAA
- the polA gene encoding DNA polymerase I — MKLLAVDSNSILNRAYYGVRPLTTREGLFTNGIYGFLNILFKICEEVNPDIVVFAFDLKAPTFRHKLYDGYKAQRKGMPEELAQQLDPLKELLGYLGYPILSVEGYEADDILGTLAATCRNNGCECIIATGDRDSFQLIGGGVTVRLAFTRGGQSGAELVDEVTVQEKYGVSPKQMIDVKALMGDPSDNIPGVAGIGEKTALSLISSFDTLDGVYEHLDDPAIKKGVRQKLIDGRDSAYQSRVLAEINCAVPLDKTLNDLVPAPQEADKLFSLLDRLELRSIITRLNLSPPAFPETSTSVSQPEAAVIPVLINDVDKTRALFSEDSLTVCLHFSGNKPTAAAILGSSLALLDADCAELESLLADLSQSAAELTLPNSKDWYRYLYLSNIEGSDIKFDPILAGYLLSPLASSYTISTLCSGRTLARQVFDLPDTLSEAFATLADDMQVLPALCVQLRDEIREKEMEMLLVDIEQPLARVLASMETLGFALDADGLKSFGDDLDTDIAELTQRIYFLAGGEFNINSPKQLGEVLFDRLGLPAKRKTKSGYSTDADTLDSLRNKHPIIEDVLSYRKLAKLKSTYVEGLLAQLDADGRVRSIFRQTETRTGRISSTEPNLQNIPVRTERGSRLRRFFVADKGCLLVDADYSQIELRVLAHIANDTAMIDAFMHDEDIHTKTAAQVFDMPEAFVTPQMRSSAKAVNFGIVYGIGAFSLSQDIGVSVAEADRYIKSYLATYQGVHDYMQETIAFGKAHGYVKTLFGRRRPMPELAATNRITKAFGERVAMNTPIQGTAADIIKLAMVKVFSRLKKEKMRTRLILQVHDELIVEAPADEADRAAAILTEEMQNAVSLKVAMVAKASIGENWLEAK; from the coding sequence ATGAAACTCCTCGCAGTCGATTCCAACAGTATCCTTAATCGCGCTTATTATGGCGTGCGGCCGCTCACCACGCGCGAAGGGCTGTTCACCAACGGTATCTACGGCTTTTTAAATATTCTGTTCAAAATTTGTGAAGAGGTTAACCCGGATATTGTTGTCTTTGCATTTGACCTTAAAGCCCCCACCTTCCGCCACAAACTATATGACGGCTACAAGGCTCAGCGTAAGGGTATGCCCGAAGAACTGGCACAACAGCTTGACCCGCTCAAAGAACTGCTTGGCTATCTGGGCTATCCAATTTTGTCCGTTGAGGGATATGAGGCGGACGACATTCTCGGAACCCTCGCCGCCACCTGCCGCAACAACGGATGTGAATGCATCATCGCCACGGGTGACCGCGACAGCTTTCAGCTCATCGGCGGCGGCGTAACAGTACGGCTGGCCTTCACACGCGGCGGGCAATCAGGTGCCGAACTCGTCGATGAGGTCACCGTTCAAGAAAAATACGGCGTTTCACCCAAACAGATGATCGACGTAAAAGCACTGATGGGCGACCCCTCCGACAATATTCCCGGCGTGGCCGGAATAGGGGAGAAGACCGCCCTGTCGCTGATCTCTTCCTTTGATACGCTCGATGGTGTATACGAACACCTCGATGACCCTGCTATAAAAAAAGGTGTGCGGCAAAAGCTTATCGACGGCCGTGACAGCGCCTACCAGAGCCGCGTTCTGGCTGAGATTAACTGTGCGGTACCACTCGACAAAACGCTCAACGATCTTGTCCCTGCCCCGCAGGAAGCCGATAAACTCTTCAGTTTGCTTGATCGGCTGGAGCTGCGCTCAATCATTACTCGCCTAAATCTTTCCCCGCCCGCCTTTCCGGAAACATCCACGTCAGTCTCACAACCCGAAGCTGCGGTCATTCCCGTTTTGATTAACGATGTGGACAAGACCCGTGCCCTGTTTTCAGAGGACAGCCTCACCGTGTGCCTCCATTTTTCTGGCAATAAGCCCACCGCCGCCGCCATTCTGGGCAGCAGCCTTGCGCTGTTGGACGCCGATTGCGCTGAGCTGGAATCACTGCTGGCTGACCTGTCTCAAAGCGCTGCCGAGCTGACGCTGCCCAACAGCAAGGACTGGTACCGTTACCTTTATCTAAGTAACATTGAGGGCAGCGACATTAAATTTGACCCCATTCTGGCCGGTTACCTGCTTTCCCCGCTGGCCAGCAGCTATACAATTTCCACGCTCTGCAGCGGTCGAACCCTAGCCCGGCAGGTTTTTGACTTGCCAGATACCCTTTCTGAGGCTTTTGCCACCCTCGCGGACGACATGCAGGTACTGCCCGCTTTATGTGTGCAATTGCGTGACGAAATCCGCGAAAAAGAGATGGAAATGCTGCTTGTCGATATCGAGCAGCCACTTGCCCGCGTGCTAGCCTCGATGGAAACGCTCGGCTTTGCGCTGGATGCCGACGGTCTAAAATCTTTTGGTGACGACTTAGATACCGATATCGCCGAACTAACCCAGCGCATCTATTTCCTCGCGGGCGGTGAATTTAATATCAACTCCCCCAAACAGTTAGGCGAGGTTTTGTTTGATCGTCTGGGTTTGCCCGCAAAGCGCAAGACCAAGAGCGGTTATTCTACCGACGCTGACACCCTTGATTCTTTAAGAAACAAACATCCCATCATAGAAGATGTTTTGTCCTATCGCAAGCTGGCCAAGCTTAAATCCACCTACGTTGAAGGGTTGCTTGCACAGCTTGACGCCGATGGTCGAGTGCGTTCCATCTTTAGACAAACCGAAACGCGCACCGGACGCATCAGCTCAACCGAACCGAATTTACAGAACATCCCGGTGCGTACCGAGCGCGGCAGCCGCCTACGCCGATTTTTTGTTGCAGACAAGGGTTGTTTGCTGGTCGATGCCGACTACTCGCAGATTGAACTGCGGGTGCTGGCACATATTGCAAACGACACCGCCATGATTGACGCCTTTATGCACGATGAGGACATTCACACCAAAACCGCCGCCCAGGTGTTCGACATGCCCGAGGCATTTGTAACACCGCAGATGCGCTCCAGCGCAAAAGCAGTCAACTTCGGTATTGTTTACGGAATCGGAGCATTTTCGCTCTCTCAGGACATCGGCGTCTCGGTGGCGGAGGCCGACCGCTATATCAAAAGCTATCTTGCCACTTATCAGGGTGTGCACGACTATATGCAGGAAACCATCGCTTTCGGCAAGGCGCACGGCTATGTCAAAACGCTGTTTGGCCGTCGCCGCCCAATGCCGGAGCTTGCCGCCACCAATCGCATCACCAAAGCATTTGGTGAACGTGTGGCAATGAACACCCCCATTCAGGGTACCGCCGCGGATATCATTAAGTTGGCGATGGTCAAGGTGTTCAGCCGACTTAAAAAAGAAAAAATGCGCACCCGCTTAATCTTGCAGGTACATGACGAGCTGATCGTCGAGGCTCCTGCTGACGAGGCCGATCGCGCTGCAGCTATTCTGACGGAGGAGATGCAAAACGCCGTGTCGCTTAAAGTGGCTATGGTGGCCAAGGCGAGCATCGGTGAAAACTGGTTGGAGGCTAAGTAA
- the rimI gene encoding ribosomal protein S18-alanine N-acetyltransferase produces MKFKVLPVTSEHIPGIAEVEKTCFAQPWSAQSLTAELAKENAAMFVALKSDSEVIGWAGLEHICGEGSVTNVAVQLQERRHGVGEALTRALLSESIKLSLDWLMLEVRTSNVTAISLYRKLGFEPVGIRPYFYDFPREDALLMRHTLDNGADV; encoded by the coding sequence ATGAAATTCAAAGTGCTACCGGTAACATCAGAGCATATTCCAGGAATTGCTGAGGTTGAAAAGACCTGTTTTGCCCAGCCGTGGAGTGCGCAAAGCCTAACTGCCGAACTAGCCAAGGAGAACGCAGCTATGTTTGTTGCGCTTAAAAGTGACAGCGAAGTTATCGGCTGGGCCGGTTTAGAGCACATTTGTGGCGAAGGCAGTGTTACCAACGTCGCAGTGCAGCTACAGGAGCGTCGCCACGGCGTGGGTGAGGCGCTCACCCGCGCCCTCCTGTCTGAATCAATTAAACTTTCTCTCGACTGGTTAATGCTTGAGGTACGCACTTCCAACGTTACCGCTATCTCACTTTATCGAAAGCTGGGGTTTGAGCCAGTTGGCATCCGCCCCTATTTTTACGACTTCCCACGCGAAGACGCCTTACTCATGCGCCATACGCTGGATAATGGAGCAGACGTCTAA
- the tsaD gene encoding tRNA (adenosine(37)-N6)-threonylcarbamoyltransferase complex transferase subunit TsaD: MKILAIESSCDETAAAVVENGRSVLSSVIHTQIAEHRLYGGVVPEIASRRHIEKIDAVVSQAFSQAGLSVCDVDAIAVTAGPGLIGALLVGVNFAKGLAFATGKPLIPVHHIRGHIAANYIASPQLKPPFLCLVASGGHSVIIDVRDYTDLKVLGRSRDDAAGEAFDKAARSMGLGYPGGVALDAQARLGDENKYRFPKPHVEGAPLDMSFSGVKTSVVNLLHNAQQKGEILDMPSLCASFEKTVCDALCSRLFLAAEQTGAKNISVAGGVSANTRLRAQLINTAAERGLNLYMPPLSLTGDNAAMIGAQAYFEFLAGHVAGAALNAVATLSVENGSPESFMV, encoded by the coding sequence ATGAAAATTCTCGCAATCGAATCCTCCTGCGACGAAACCGCCGCCGCCGTCGTCGAAAATGGCCGCAGCGTTTTATCGTCGGTTATTCATACACAAATCGCCGAGCACCGTCTCTACGGCGGCGTCGTACCTGAAATTGCCTCCCGCCGTCACATCGAAAAAATTGACGCTGTCGTTTCTCAAGCGTTTTCACAAGCAGGGCTGTCTGTCTGTGATGTGGACGCTATCGCCGTCACTGCCGGCCCGGGGCTGATCGGCGCGTTACTGGTTGGTGTCAACTTTGCCAAGGGTTTGGCTTTTGCTACGGGCAAGCCGCTAATTCCGGTACATCATATTCGCGGGCACATCGCGGCAAACTACATCGCCTCGCCCCAATTGAAACCGCCTTTTCTCTGTCTTGTGGCGTCAGGTGGGCATAGCGTGATTATAGACGTGCGGGACTATACCGATTTAAAAGTATTGGGCCGCTCGCGTGACGATGCCGCCGGCGAAGCTTTCGACAAAGCCGCCCGCTCGATGGGGCTGGGTTATCCAGGCGGCGTCGCACTGGATGCGCAGGCACGGCTAGGAGACGAGAATAAATATCGATTTCCAAAACCGCATGTCGAAGGTGCCCCGCTGGACATGAGCTTTTCAGGCGTCAAAACCTCCGTGGTAAACCTTTTGCACAACGCACAGCAAAAAGGAGAAATTCTTGATATGCCTTCGTTGTGCGCCAGCTTTGAAAAAACAGTATGTGACGCACTTTGTAGTCGTCTATTTCTCGCAGCTGAGCAGACAGGTGCCAAAAATATATCAGTAGCGGGCGGTGTTTCTGCCAACACCCGGCTGCGTGCCCAACTTATCAACACCGCCGCCGAGCGTGGGCTTAATCTTTATATGCCGCCGCTGTCTTTAACTGGTGATAATGCTGCTATGATCGGGGCACAGGCCTATTTCGAATTTCTTGCGGGCCATGTTGCCGGTGCTGCACTCAATGCGGTTGCAACGCTGTCGGTCGAAAATGGTTCTCCTGAGTCTTTTATGGTTTAA